From the Actinomycetota bacterium genome, the window CATGAGGCGGTCGGGTTTGCTCACCCCCGTCATCACCGCGTCGAAATCGATCCTGCCGATCATCGGCACAAGGCCCATCCCGGCGCCTTCGTGCAGGTAAGCGAGGGCCTCCTCCCTGCTGACGCGCCTCCCGATGTGCGGCGCGATCTCGCGCGCTCCCTCGCCGATGAACAGGCATCCGCGGTCGATGGGGAAGTCCTTGCATTGAAAGGAGCGGCGGCAGGGGCAGAAATCTATGATCACATGGTGTCCGGCCCGGTTGATGAAATGGTCCACCACCGAGATGGGCATGGGCGTGCCGCCGGCGTGCTCAATACTTTCGTTTACGGGGATGAAGGTGGCGCTGGTGCCCCTCGCCTTCAGGACGGGCGGGAGCAGGGAGCGCAGCACCGGCCAGTTGGCCATCTTGAACATGGTATCCTTGTGCCTGCTGGTGTCCGCGAACCACTCGAAACCCCGTCTGCTCCTGGCCATCTCTTTTAGCCCTCCCTTTCAGTCCCCGTACCCGTATGCGCCGGCCTTATCCAGCCGCGGCCCTGCGCGATATCTCCTCCCATGCCCTGTCCACCTCGCGGCGCAGCTCATCCAGGTCACCCTCGTTGTGGATGACACAGTCGGCGAAGGCCAGCCTCTCCTCCCTGGGGACCTGGGCGCCGATGCGGGCCAGGGCTTCCTCGCGGGTCCCGCCGCGGTCCCTCAAGATGCGTTCCACCTGCACCTCGGGGGAGGCGTCCACCACCAGGGTGAAGTCGAACATGCGCGCCGCTTTCACGTCCACGAGCAGGGGGATGTCAAGGACCGCCACGCCCTTCCCCCCGGTCTCCGCGTCCCGGGCCTGCAGGCGCTCGAACATGAGCTGGAAGATACGGGGATGGGTGACGGAGTTGAGATATAACCTCTCGGACGTGTCGGAGAAGACGATATCGGCCAGTTTCGCGCGGTCGATCTCCCCCCGCCCGTCCAGAACGGATTCTCCGAAGTGCTCGACGATATCCTGCCAGGCCGGCTTGCCTTTCTCCACCACCTCCCGCGCCAGGAGGTCGCTGCAGAGCACGTAGGCGCCCCTCTCCGCCAGCATCTCCGCCACGCTGCTCTTGCCGCTGGCTATCCCTCCCGTCAACGCCACCACGAACACGTTACCCACCTTCCATGCAAGCGAGCCAGCAGGGGATGAGGTCGGCCGCAGGCCGGCCGGTCCGACGCGCAATATTATATGTTCTGGCGGGGAGTGCGTATAGCGATGAAAAACAAAGGGGCATGCGAGATGCCCCTTTGTATATCTCCAGAAGCGGCGTCGGCCGCTACTTCTTCTCCTTCTTCATGTCCCGGATGATTGACTCCAGGCTGCCCTCTGGGAGGTCTTCCTCTTCCTCTTCGTCGGACTCCTCGGGGGCAACTTCCGTCGCTTCCTCGATTGCGGCCTCCACCGCTTCCCCTGCGGCGGCCTCTTCAAGGACCTCCTCGGCCACCTCCGCGGCAACGGCCTCCTCGACGGCCTCGGTGACCGCCTCGGTCAGCTCCTCTTCCACCGCTTCCTCTACGGCTTCCGCGATCTCTGCCACGACCTCCGCGGGGACGGGCTCGCCGCTGGCGTCCTCCAGTTCCTGGACGATCTCGGCGACCATCTCTTCCTCGATGTTCTCGGCGATC encodes:
- the coaE gene encoding dephospho-CoA kinase (Dephospho-CoA kinase (CoaE) performs the final step in coenzyme A biosynthesis.); protein product: MFVVALTGGIASGKSSVAEMLAERGAYVLCSDLLAREVVEKGKPAWQDIVEHFGESVLDGRGEIDRAKLADIVFSDTSERLYLNSVTHPRIFQLMFERLQARDAETGGKGVAVLDIPLLVDVKAARMFDFTLVVDASPEVQVERILRDRGGTREEALARIGAQVPREERLAFADCVIHNEGDLDELRREVDRAWEEISRRAAAG